One genomic segment of Nitrospiraceae bacterium includes these proteins:
- a CDS encoding HAD family phosphatase has product MAMGQLGAVIFDFDGVIADTEPLHFAGFRRTLAEIGITLNESDYYANYLGYDDRGCFIAALQAHGQPANPGTITRLMERKAHAYLESIKEDLIIFPGVRELVQEAAASYPLAIASGAFRHEIELILEQSGLRKQFSHITSAQDVTRGKPDPQPFLHALHGLNRLHPDQEVPPEACLVIEDSVPGIRAGKAAGMKVLAVANTHTVQDLHEAHAVAHSLDEVRLSELRERLWPRQ; this is encoded by the coding sequence ATGGCTATGGGTCAACTGGGTGCGGTGATCTTTGACTTCGACGGTGTCATTGCTGATACCGAACCCTTGCACTTTGCGGGATTTCGCCGGACGCTTGCCGAAATTGGTATCACTCTCAACGAATCCGACTATTATGCGAACTATTTAGGCTATGACGACCGGGGCTGTTTCATCGCCGCTCTGCAGGCACACGGTCAGCCTGCCAATCCCGGAACCATCACTCGTTTGATGGAACGAAAAGCCCACGCCTATCTCGAATCGATCAAGGAAGACCTGATCATTTTCCCCGGCGTCCGCGAATTGGTGCAGGAGGCCGCAGCTTCCTATCCGTTAGCGATTGCTTCGGGAGCTTTTCGCCACGAGATCGAATTGATTCTTGAACAGAGCGGGCTGCGAAAACAGTTCTCACACATCACGAGCGCGCAAGACGTCACTCGAGGCAAACCGGACCCCCAACCCTTCCTCCATGCGCTGCACGGTCTCAACCGATTGCACCCTGATCAGGAAGTTCCTCCCGAAGCCTGTTTAGTCATTGAGGACTCGGTCCCAGGGATCCGGGCAGGGAAGGCCGCCGGCATGAAAGTGCTCGCTGTCGCCAATACCCATACTGTACAGGATCTCCATGAAGCGCATGCCGTCGCCCACAGTCTCGACGAAGTCCGTTTGTCCGAATTACGTGAGCGACTATGGCCCCGTCAATGA
- the hpnD gene encoding presqualene diphosphate synthase HpnD: MTPAEAQAYCTAFTKKSGSNFYYSFLFLPRTRRQAMYTVYAFCKEVDSAVDEPPPGSNPKEELRRWRTELDATYHGTPTLPVTISLAEHVRRLSIPQAYFDELIKGVEMDLTMTSYKTFRDLSLYCYRVASVVGLICLHVFGTTSARAQDYAVDLGLAFQLTNILRDLGTDVAQGRVYLPEEDLEKFGCSAELLRRRQDSPQLRELIRFEAARAHEYYDKAVAALEALPAKDRRALTVAEIMRAVYFRMLQRIEQAEYSPFGPRVRLPTTHRLAVAAGVWLRSRFS; the protein is encoded by the coding sequence ATGACTCCTGCAGAAGCTCAAGCCTATTGCACGGCCTTTACCAAGAAGAGCGGGAGCAATTTCTACTACTCGTTCCTCTTCCTGCCTCGCACTCGTCGGCAAGCGATGTATACGGTCTATGCTTTCTGCAAAGAGGTCGACAGCGCCGTCGATGAACCACCCCCAGGCAGCAACCCCAAGGAGGAATTGCGCCGATGGAGAACGGAGCTTGACGCGACCTATCACGGTACCCCCACTCTTCCCGTCACGATCAGTCTGGCCGAGCACGTTCGACGTCTCTCGATCCCGCAGGCCTATTTCGATGAGCTGATTAAAGGGGTCGAGATGGACCTGACGATGACGAGTTACAAGACGTTTCGCGACCTTTCACTCTATTGTTATCGGGTCGCGTCCGTCGTGGGGCTGATCTGCCTGCATGTGTTCGGCACCACCTCGGCACGGGCGCAAGACTATGCCGTCGACCTTGGCTTGGCGTTTCAGCTCACGAATATTCTCCGAGACCTTGGAACCGATGTTGCTCAAGGCCGTGTGTATCTGCCTGAGGAAGATCTGGAAAAGTTCGGCTGTTCGGCCGAACTGCTGCGACGTCGGCAGGACAGTCCTCAATTGCGAGAACTCATCCGTTTCGAGGCCGCGAGGGCACATGAGTACTATGACAAAGCTGTCGCCGCACTGGAAGCCTTACCAGCCAAGGACCGGCGGGCCCTGACGGTCGCAGAAATCATGCGCGCCGTGTATTTCAGGATGCTGCAACGTATTGAACAGGCCGAGTACTCTCCTTTTGGCCCCCGAGTTCGTCTCCCGACCACCCATCGACTGGCTGTAGCAGCCGGAGTGTGGCTTCGTTCTCGATTCTCGTGA